GGCCAGGCCCAGTTCGACCACGCTCAGTGCGGTCACGCCGAGGGTGGTGCGCCGGTCCGGCAGCCACAGTTCGTGGGTGCGCCAGCGCAGCGTGCGGCCCTCGCGTCCGGCCAATAGCAGCATCAGGCCGAAGCCGGCCAACAGCGCGATGCCGATCGCGCGCACCGCCGGCGCGGCCAGCGGCAGCGCCAGCGCGGCCGACGCCGGCTCCAGGGTCAGGGCAAGCGCCAGCAGCAGCCACGCGCCGAACACGAAGCCGAGCGTGCTCATCAGCACCACCTGGCCGATCTCGGCCAGGCTCAGCCCGACCCGGCCGTAGCCGCGCAGGCGCACCGCGCCGCCGGTGAGCGCAGCGAAGCCCAGGGTCTGGCCGACCGCATGCGCCAGGAACGCGGTGACGCCGATCCGCATCGGATGCAGCTTGCGTCCGCTGCGGTGCAGGCCGACCGCGTCGAAGCCGATCAGGCAGGCGTAGCTGCTCAGGCCCAGCAGCAGGGTTAGCGCGATCTGGCCGGCGCCGAGCTGGTTGAAGGCGTGGCGGATCGCGCCGTAGCCGTGGGTGCTGAACTCGGTGGCCAGCGCGCGCAGCGCCAGCGCCAGGATCACCAGGCTGATCACCACCGGCAGCGCACGGCGCCAGCCAGCGGCCGGGGAGGAGGAAACGGGAGGTGCGGCGTCGGTCATTGCAGGGCAGCGTAAGCGAAGAAGAGGGGCGGCAGCGCACGGGCGCCGGTGGCGTTGTGCAGTGGGGCGCTGGCGGTGCGGGCCGCCACTGGGGCGAGCCTGCAAGCAGGGAGGGGCTGGTCCATCGCGATGTCGGGTCGCCTAAGGCTGGTCGGCGCGGCCGCGGCGGACCATGTTGCCGTGCGCGGCGCCGCGGCAACATGCCCGCCGGCTCGCGCCGCGCACGCTCGCCCGGGCACCGGCTGCGGCACTCCGACCGGCCGTGCCTGGGCGCGCATCGGGCCGCGTCATCCTGTGCTGGCTTGTCGGCATACGATCAACTCGTTCTTCCTTACCCATACGTGCCCAGACATGGCGCGGCCTGTTGCAACGGCGTCGACCGGCCCTGTGGGGCTGTGCCGGCGGCGCCGGCGTCGCGCATCATAGTGGAATCGCACGTCGGTACCGCGTCGGTGCGCGCCGACGGTGCCGGCGCGGACCTGCCGCACGCGTCGCATCCCCGATCCGATCCCGGAGCCCTGCCCATGCCGTCGCCCATGGACCTCGCCCCCGCACCGCCGCACTGGCCGCGCGCCGCTGGCGCGCTCGCCACGGTGCTGTGCCTGTCGTTCCTCGGTACCGCGCTGGCGCTGCAACTGCTGCGCACCGACCTGCACTGGCAGCAGGCGACGCTGAGCCTGTACCTGCACGGTCCCGGCGGGCTGCTGCTGCGCGTGGTCTACGTGCTGCTGGCGGCGGGCATCGTCGCCTTGGCGGCCGGCCTGTACGCGCAGGCTCCGCCGCCGGCACGCAGCGCCGCGCCGCCGCTGCTGTTCGCGGTGGCCGCGCTGGGCCTGTGCGGCGTGGCGATCGGCGACAGCTACCTGCCGCAGCGCGCACCGTTGCTGGCGCCGTTGCTGCACGCGGTATCGGCACAGACCGCGTTCCTGTGCGTGACCACGGCCATGCTGTTGCAGAGCGCGTGGCTGCGTCGGCAACCGCGCTGGCGCGGCGCCGCCGTCGCCTTGCCAGCGCTGGCAGTCGCGGCGTTCGTGGCGCTGTGGGTGCACGTGCTGTGGCGCGCGCCGCCGCGCGGACTGACCCAGAAACTGGCGATCGTGCTGATCCTGGCTTGGCTGCTGCTGGCCGCGTATCGGTTGTGGCGTCCTGCAGCGGCGGCGCAATCGCGCGACAATGGCCGCGTTTCCCCTCTTCAGGACAGCCCATCATGATCCAGCGTTTCGATACCGGCCCGCGCATGTCGGAAATGACCGTGCACAACGGCGTGGCCTACCTGGCCGGGCAGATCGCCGACGACACCAGCGCCGACATCGCCGGGCAGACCCGCCAGGTGCTGGCGGCGATCGACGAACTGCTGGCGCGTGCGGCCAGCGACAAGAGCAAGGTCCTGCGCGCGGAAATCTTCATGACCGACCTGGCCGAGTTCGCCGAAATGAACAAGGTCTGGGAAGCCTGGGTCTGCCCGGGCAGCACCCCGGCCCGCGCCACCGTGCAGGCCAAGCTGGCCAATCCGGAGTGGAAGGTCGAGATCGTGATTACTGCGGCGGTGTGAGTTGAAGGTCGGGATTGGGGAGTGGGGATTCGGGATTCGATCCCTACTTCCAGCTGCTTGACCATGCGATCGGTCCAAGGGCCAATCCGCATCACGTCGCGCTTCAGTGCACGCGCCCTGCTTTTGCCAATCCCGAATCCCCAATCCCGAATCCCGGCCCCTCAGCGCCTGACGAACCGGTAATGCGCCACGCCCCATTGCTGGCCCTGGTCGTAGCCGAACAGTTCCGCGCAGGCCATCCAGAACATGCGCCAGCGCTGCCACCAGATCCTGGCGTCGGCGCCGTAGGTGGCTTCCAGCAGCGGCATCAGTTCGTTGCGGTGCCGGTCCTGGTTGCGCAGCCAGGCGTTGGCGGTCTTCTCGTAGTGTTCGCCGGACAGCAGCCAGCGCCGTTCGATCGACAGGTCGTCCTGGAACTGCAGCAGGGTGTCGGCCGCCGGCATCAGCCCGCCGGTGAAGAAATGCCGGCCCATCCAGTTGTCCTCGCCCTGCACCTCGAACGGGTAGGCCAGGTCGCGGTGGCAGAAGATGTGCACGAACAGCTTGCCGCCGGGCACCAGCCAGTGGCCGATCCGCGCCAGCAGCTCGCGGTAGTTGCGCATGTGCTCGAACATCTCGATCGAGACCACGCGATCGTAGCTGGCGGTCGGCAAGGCGAGCGTGTTGGCGTCGTGGGTGACGACCTTGACGTTGTCCAGGCCGCGCGCGCGGCACTGCGCCTCGATGTGCTCGCGCTGCGGCCGCGAGTTGGACACCGCGGTGATGCGCGCGCCGGGGAAGCGTTCGGCCATCCACAGGGTCAGCGAGCCCCAGCCGCAGCCCAGTTCCAGGATGCGCTGGCGGTCGCGCAGCTGCGCGCGCTCGGCGTACAGCTGCAGCATGCGTTCTTCCGCCGCGTCCAGGTCGGCGGTGTCGGCGTCCCAGTAGCAACTGCTGTACTTCAGGCGCTTGCCCAGGCACAGCTCGAAGAAGCGCGGCGGCAGCTCGTAGTGCTGGCGGTTGGCGGCGTCGGTCTCGATCGCGATGGCGCTGGTGCGCAGCGCTTCGACGAAACCGCGCTGGCGCTCCCACGCCGCATCCGCGCCGCCGCTGCGCTCCTCGCGCAGGCGCTGCGTGCACAGCCTGCGCATCGCGCTGCGCAGCAGCGCATCGGGCAGCAGGCCGGACTCGGCGATACGCGTGACCAGCGGTTCGGCCGGCAGCGACGGCGGGGGCGAGGTGGCGAAGGTGCTGGACATCGGCGGTTCTCCTGGAAGCGGGATCATTGCCGCGGCGGCAACGGAAAGAAGGCGCTGGTGCGGCGCTGGTAATCGGCGTAGTCCTGGCCGCGCGAACGCAGCGCCTGTTGTTCGGTGTAGGGAATGCCGGTGACGCGGTACAGGAATGCGAACATCAGCAGCGGCCCCAGCGCGGCGACGCCGACCCACAGCGCGCCGCCGCCCACCGTCAGGAACACGTAGGCGAACCAGTGCACGAACTCGAAGAAATAGTTCGGGTGCCGCGAGTAGCGCCACAGGCCGCGGCGGCAGGTCTTGCCCTTGTTGCCCGGATCGGCGCGGAACGCGGCCAGTTGGCGGTCGGCCAGGCTTTCCCCGCCCACCGCCAGCAGCCAGGTGAGCAGCGCCAGCGTCGTCCACACCGTCCACTGCGGGAGCGGATTGTGCGCGGCGACCGACAGCGGCACCGCGAACGCCACCACCACCAGCGCCTGGCCGAGGAAGAACGCCAGGAAGCGGCGCTGGTCGCCGTGCCAGTGTTCGCGCAGCGCGCGATAGCGGCCGTCCTCGTGCGCGTCGCCGAACACGCGCACGCCCAGGTGCCAGGCCAGGCGTGCGCCCCACAGTGCGCCCATGGCACCGGTCAGCACCCGCGGCAGCAGCGCGCCGTCGGCGCGCCAGGCGCAGTACGCCGCGGCCAGCGCCATGCACGCGGCCCACAGCACGTCGACCACGCCGGCGTTGCGCGTACGCCGCTGCCAGGCCCAGCCGGCGAGCATCGCCACCACGGTGAACAGGCCGACGTGCAACAGCGGCCAGGCATTCATGGCGCGGCTCCGGCGATGCGTGGCGCAGGCTGCGCCCTCGCCGACAGACGCCGCGTCGCCAGGCTCAGGACGGCCAGCGCTGCGGCCCAGGCCAGCGCCAACGCGAGTACGGCGTGCAGCAGCGGCACGCCCAGCGTCACCGCCTGCCAGCCGCGCGCGGCCAGTACGTAGCCGAGCGGGCCGAATACCGCGCCGAACAGCGCCGCGCGCCACGGGCGGTGCATGACCCAGGCCAGCGAATGGTTGAAGGTCAGCGCGAAGCCAGCCCACAGTGCCAGGATCCACAGCGGCGCCCATGGCGCCGGCGGCAGCGCCGCCGCATAGCGCACCCAGCCGCCGGCGGCCAGCGCGGTGTCGACGCCGGCGCCGAGCAGCAGCGCCAGCGCCATCAGCGTGGCATCGCCATGCGCGCGCCGGCGCGGCTGCAATTGGTACAGCGCGAACAACAGCAGCGCCGCCGGTCCGCACCAGGCCAGCCCATGTCCGGCGCCGATCACCGCCGCCAGCCACAGCAGCTGCAACGCGACGTAGTTGGCGAGGTTGCTCATGCGTCGCCCGCCAGCGCCGGCGCGAACTGCGCCGGGCGCGCGCCCGGCTTGCTCAGCCACAGGTGCACGTCGCCGATCGAGCGCTCCAGGAAGCCGCCTTCGCAATAGGCCAGGTAGAACTCCCACATGCGGATGAAGCGCTCGTCGTAGCCCAGCGCGCGCACCTGCGGCAATTTGGCCATGAAGCGCTGGCGCCAGGCGCGCAGGGTCAGCGCGTAGCTGGGTCCGATGTCTTCCAGGTTGAACAGGCGCAGGTCGCTGGCGCGCGCGATCGCGCCGGTCATCGCCGCCACCGACGGAATGAAGCTGCCGGGGAAGATGTGGCGCTTGATGAAATCCACCGAGCGCAGCGCCTGCGCGTAGCGGTGGTCCTCGATGGTGATCGCCTGGATCAATGCCTGGCCATCGTCCTTCAGCAGCGCGCCGACCTTGCCGAAGTAGGTGTCCAGATACTGGTGGCCGATCGCTTCGATCATCTCGATCGACACCAGCCGGTCGTAGCGGCCATCCAGGTCGCGGTAGTCGCGCAGCAGCACCTCGACGCGCTCACCCAGGCCGGCCGCGGCCACGCGCTGGCGTGCCAGCTCGTACTGCTCGCGCGAGATGGTGGTGGTGGTGACGCGGCAGCCGTGGTGGGTGGCCGCGTACAGCGCGAAGCCGCCCCAGCCGGTGCCGATCTCCACCAGGTGATGGTGCGGTTGCAGGTCGAGCTTGGCGCAGATGCGCTGCAGCTTGCGTTCGGCCGCGCGTTCCAGCGCGGCGTCGCCGAGCGCGGCGTCGTCGTCGCGGAAGATCGCCGAGGAGTACATCAGGTTGCGGTCCAGGAACAGCTCGAACAGCGGGTTGCCCAGGTCGTAGTGCGCGGCGATGTTGCGGCGGCTGCCGGCGCGGGTGTTGCGGGTGAGCGCGTGCAGGCCGCGCATCGTCATCCCGCCGAGCCGCGCCAGGCCGGACTCCATCGCATCCAGGCGGTCGCGGTTGCGCACCAGCAGGCGCACCAGCGCGACCAGGTCGTCGCAGTCCCACAGCCCGTCCATGTACGCCTCGCCGACGCCGACGCTGCCGTTGAGCGCGGCCTGGCGGTAGAAGCGCGGGTCGTGGATGCGCAGGTGCGCCTGCAGTGCCTCGCCCTCGGCCGCGGCGCTGCCCAGCGTGGTGATCGCGCCGGGCTCCTCGATGCGCAACTGGCCATCGCGCAGGCCGTCCAGCGTGGCGAACAGGCGGCGTCGCAGCAGGCGGTCCAGGCCGCGCAGCGGTGGTGCCGCCGGGGCCAGCGCGACGGCGTCGGAAGAGGGCGCGTGCGGAGCGTTCATCGGCGTTCTCGCGGAAGGGGAAGGTCGGGGTGGTCGTGCACCGGATTGCCGCGCAGCCACAGGCGCAGCGCTTGCCAGTGGATCTTGGCCACGACCTGCAGGGTCATCGCCGGGTAGCGCAGCAGCGCGCGCGCCAGGCTGGCGCCGCCGATCTCGCGCCGCTGCAGCACCAGCGTGGCGTCGAAGCGCCTGGCCGCCGGCGCGGCGTCCAGCACCTCCATGTGCACGCGCAGCTGCGCGCCGGGCGCGCTGCAGCGCCACGCGTAGTCGTGCGCCATCGCCATGAACGGCGAGACGTGGAAGCGCTTGTCGAAGCGCCACGCATGCACGCTGCCGTGACTGCGCGCCGCCGCCACCGGCAGCACGTAGGCGTGGCGCTGCCGCCACGGCGTGTTGGTGATCTCGGCGACGATGCTGTGTAGGCGCTGCTGCATGTCGTGGCAGTAGTAGAACGTGACCGGGTTGAAGCAATGGCCGAAGTAGCGCAGGTGGGTCAGCATGCGCACCGCGCCGAGCGGGCGCTCGCCGGTGTGCTGCTGCACGCGGTCGCGCACCGCCTCGTCCAGCGGCTGCGCCGGATCGCCCAGGTAGTCGCTGCGGCGGAATTCGACCAGGTTGCGGCGGCCCACCGACCACAGCCAGCGCCGCGCGAACACTTGGTCGAGTTCGGCCAGATCCAGGTACATCAGGAACAGCGGATAGCGGAACGCCAGCGCTTTCGGCGCGTAGCGGCGATGCCGGACCCAGCCGCTGTACAGCGCGCTGTGCAGGCCGTGCGTGGTCGTGCCCGCCGCCGCCGGCGTTGTCGGGACGGCGCCAGCCGGCGGGGCGGACACGGTAGCGCTGCGCAGCAGATTCATGGCCAGGGTATCCCCAGCCCGGCGGCGACGTCGACCGCGCTGCGCAGGCCGTCCTCGTGGAAACCGAAGCCCCAGCCGGCGCCGGCGAACCAGGTGCCGCGCCGGCCCTGGATCTCGTGCTTGCGCGCCTGCGCGGCCACCGCGGCCTGGGTCTGCAGCGGATGCCGGTAGCGCATGCGCCGCAGCACCTTGGCCGGGTCGATGTCGCCGCTGCGGTTGAGGCTGACGATCAACGGCTGCGGCGCGTCGAGCGATTGCAGCGCGTTCATCCAGTAGCTGACCGTGCACGGCGCCTCCGCATCGGCCGGCACGTGCGCGTTCCACGCCGCCCAGGCGCGGCGGTTGCGCGGCAGCACGCGCGCATCGGTGTGCAGCACGGTGTCGTTGTCCTGATAGGTGATCGCGCCGAGGATCTCGCGTTCGGCGGCGCTGGCGTCGTTGAGCAGACGCAGCGCGTCGTCGGCGTGGCACGCCAGCACGACATGGTCGTAGTGCTCGGTGTCGGCATCGGTCAGCACCGAGACGCCTTGCGACAGTCGCTGCACCGAGCGCACCGGCGTGCTCACGCGCTCCTCAACCCGCCAGCGGCTGCGCAGCGCATGTACGTAGCTGCTGGAGCCGCCGCGCACCACCTGCCATTGCGGCCGCCCGCTGAGCTGCAGCATGTGATGGTTGGCCATGAAGCCGACCAGCTGGCGCATCGGGAACTGCAGGATCCGCTGCGAGGGCGAGGACCACAGCGCCGACGCCATCGGTACCAGGTGCGCGTCGCGGAACACGTCCGAGTAGCGGTGGCGCCGCAGGAACTCGCCCAGGGTCAGCTGCGCCTGCGCAGCGTCGCTCAGCACCTGCGGCGCCTGCCGGTAGAAGCGGCGCAGGTCGCGCAGCATGCGCCAGAAGCGCGGGTTGGCCAGATTGCCGCGCTGGCAGAACAGCCCGCCCAGGCTGCCGGCGTTGTATTCCAGCCCGGTGCGCGCCTCGTGCACCGAAAAACTCATCGTGGTCGGCTGCGCCGCCACCTCCAGTTGCGCGAACAGCCGGCTCAGCAGCGGATAGTGCTGCGGGTTGAACACGATGAAGCCGCTGTCCACCGCGTACTGCGCGCCGTCCAGCTCGATCGTATGGGTGTGGGTATGCCCGCCCAGGTAGTTGGCGGCCTCGTACAGGGTCACATGGTGCTGTTGCGACAGCAGCCATGCCGAACCCAGCCCGGCGATCCCCGAGCCGATCACGGCGATGCGGCTCATCGTGCGCGCGCCTGTGCACGCAGCAGCCCGGCCGGCACTGGCTTCAGCTCGCGCACCAATCCGGTCCACGACAGCACCTTCAGGCCGTACCAGGTCAGGTCGCACTCCCACCAGCGGAAGCCCTGGCGCGCCGCGCCGGGGAAGAAGTGGTGGTTGTTGTGCCAGCCCTCGCCGAAGGTCAGCAGCGCCAGCCAGGCATTGTTGCGGCTGTCGTCGCGGGTGTCGAAACGGCGGCTGCCGAAGCGGTGCGCCAGCGAGTTGATGGTGAACGTGGCATGGAACAGGGCCACGGTGGAGACGAAGAAACCCCACACCAGCAACTGCGGCCCATCGGTGCCCAGCTGCGGATGGTGGCGCTGCAGCCAGCCGCCGAGCAGGAACAGCGCCAGCGCCAGCAGCACCGGCAGCAGCAGGTCGAAGCGGTCGAGGAAGCGCAGCTCCGGGAAGCGGCGCAGGTCCGGGATCGCCTCCCAGTCGGTGCGGAAGCCGCGCGGAGTCAGGAACCAGCCGCTATGGCTCCACCAGAAGCCGTGCTGGCGCGGGGAGTGCGGGTCGGTCGGCGTGTCGGTGTGGCGGTGGTGGTTGCGGTGGTGTGCGGCCCACCACAGCGGGCCGCGCTGCACGCTGGTGGCGCCGAGCGCGGCGAACAGGAACTGCACCGGTCGCGAGGTCTTGAACGCGCGGTGGGCGAAATAGCGGTGGTAGAAGCCGGTGAGCGCGAACATGCGCAGCGCGTACATCGCCAGTGCCATGCCCACCGCGAACCAGGACACGCCGACCCAGAACACGCCCAGGCAGGCCAGGTGCAGGCCGAGGTAGGGTGCGGCGCGCAACCAGTCGATGCGATCGGCGCGGGCCTCGTCCAATTCGATCTCCGCACCGGTATCGAACCAGCGGCGCAGCGTGCGCGCCACGTTGCCGCGGTGCGGTAATGGCACCGCGGCAGACGTAGCGACGGGTGCACGGGGAGGGTCCGGAACGGCGTTCGTCACAGGTGCATCTCGTGGGGATTCGGATACCGATACGGGCAAAGCCGCAGATCGGATGCACGTGTGACGTGTCTTTCATGCATGGCGTTGCTGGGCGGCCTGGCGCACGCGCATTTCCGAGCTTCGCCCGTCCCCTCATTCGCCCCTGGGGGCACCTTCCCCCATGGGTGTCGGGCTGTCAGCGCGCGCGGTTAGCCCCTCTCCCCTCGGGAGAGGGGTTGGGGTGAGGGTGCGTCGGCACGGACAGCCTGGCGCACCGAAATTTCCGAGGCTTCGCCCGTACCCTCATCCGCCCCTGCGGGGCACCTTCTCCCGTGGGGAGAAGGGGAACTGCGAGGCAGTGCAGCGAGTGCTGCGGTTAGCCCCTCTCCCCCCGGGAGAGGGGTTGGGGTGAGGGTGCGTCGGCACGGACAGCCTGGCGCACCGAAATTTCCGAGGCTTTCGCCCGTACCCTCATCCGCCCCTGCGGGGCACCTTCTCCCGTGGGGAGAAGGGGAACTGCGAGGCAGTGCAGCGAGCGCCGCGGTTAGCCCCTCTCCCCCCGGGAGAGGGGTTGGGGTGAGGGTGCGTCGGCACGGACAGCCTGGCGCACCGAAATTTCCGAGGCTTTCGCCCGTACCCTCATCCGCCCCTGCGGGGCACCTTCCCACGAAAAGGGGGCCATGGTCCCGTGGGGAGAAGGGAGCTGTTGTCAGGCTGTGCAGAGAGCGCCCGCGGTTAGCCCCTCTCCCTCCGGGAGAGGGGTTGGGGTGAGGGTGCGTCGGCACGCACAGCCTGGCGCACCTGGATCTGTGAGGCTTCGCCCATACCCTCATCCGCCCCTTCGGGGCACCTTCTCCCGATGGGAGAAGGAACAGCTGGCACCGCGGTGGCCTGCCTACGGCGCCAGGCGCAGCGTACTGATGCCGCCCTTGGCGACGACCGGGCCGGTGGCCACGCCACCGGGTGCGCCGCCAGGCGGTTCCATCGTCACCGCCAGCACCGCGCCATCGCTGAGCAACGGCATCAATGCATCGGGAATGCGCGCCGCGCGCGCCTGCGCGTCGTCGAACACGCCCATCGAGCGTGCCTTGCCGTCGGCCGGGATCAGCCATAGCTCGGGCACGCGCTCGGCATCGCGGCGGCCGGCCAGCGGGGTCAGGGTAATGCGCTTCTTGTCGGCGTCCATCAGCACCACGTAGCCAGGCTTGCCGTCGTCCTGCATCAGCGTCGAGGTCATCGCGATGCCGGTATCGGTTGGCACTGTCGCGGCCGGCGGCGTGGGCGTTTGCGGCGGTAGCGGCTGACGCGCGACCATCAGCGTGAGCATGCACGCCGCTGCGGTGGCGAAGCCGCCAGCGCTCAGCCAACGCCAGGCGCGCACGTTTTCCCAGAAGCCAGGCGCTGCCGTCGGCGCACGTGGCGCTGGCGCATCCAGTCCCAACGAGGCACGAATGCGCACCCACACGCGGTCGGGCACCGGCACCGGCGCGATCTCGTCGGCCAGCGGCATCAGGTGCTGCTGCCATTGCGTCACCGATGCGGCGAAGTCGCCATCGCTGTCGATGCGCTGCTCGGCGGCACGGCGCTCGTGCGCGTCGAGCACGCCGAGCACGTATTCGCCGGCCAGTACGTCGCGCGACGGCGGGGTTTCCTGCGGATCGGGCACGGAGGCGTTCATCGTTCCAGGCACGCCTTCAGCTTGGCCAGGCCGCGGCGGATCCAGCTCTTGACCGTGCCCAGCGGGGTGCCGCTGCGCGCGGCCAGTTCCTCATAGGTGATGCCTTCGAAGAACGCGGTGCGGATGAGGTCCCCGCGCGGCGGTTCCAGTTCGCCCATGCACACGTCCAGGCGCCGTCCGGCGACGCGCCATTCGGTCTCGGCCAACGGATCGCGGCCCTCGTCGTGCAGTTCGCCGGCATCGTCCAGCGCCACCGACTGCCGTGCCGGCGCGCGTGCGCGCAGATGGTCGATGGCCTTGTTGCGGGCGATCATGGTCAGCCAGGTCAGGCCGCGCGCGCGCAGCGGATCGAACTGCGCGGCCTTGCGCCAGACCGAGGCGAACACGTCCTGCAGCACGTCTTCGGCGTCGCCGCGTTGCGGCACGATGCGCAGGCACACGCCGAACAGGCGCGGCGAGGTGGTCCGGTACAGGCGCTCGAACGCAACGCTGTCGCCGGCCGCGGTGGCGACCAGCAGTTGTCCCGCTTCGTCGTGGTCTGGCGTCTCGGTCATGCCGGGCAGCGGTGGCGTAGGTCGCGGCGATGCTACAGGCTTTCGGCGTGGACGTCGCTCAACGGCGCTGTCCGCGCCACAGCGCCAGTGCGGCGAGCAGCAGCAAGATCTCGAAGACGGCCAGTCCGGTCGTGGTCGGGCCCACCGGCCACAGCCGCAGCAGGCCGACGCTGCGGTAGAGCACGATCGGCACGTAGAACGCCAGCGCCAGCAGCAGCCCGGTGCGCAGCTGTCCGGTGCGGGCGAAGTAGCCGAACAGGAACGCCATGCCCAATTGCAGGCCGCCGTAGATGACCAGGTACTCGGACTGGCCGGAGCGGTCCAGGCCGACGTAGCCGACCGCGGCGGCGGTCTGCGCCGGCAGCAGCGTGCACCACAGCGCCAGGACCGCATAGAGCGCGGCGTTGAACCACAGGTAGGCCTTGGCCATGGATATTCCTCGTCGTGGGATGGACATGCGTGCATGGATAGGCCGGTCGCCGTGGGCGTGCTGCCGTCGCGCTCAGCGCGCGCCGCATTGCGCGACCAGGGGGCGCTGCAGGGCCTGGTCCCAGGCGTCGTCGCCGGCCTGCGCACGCAGGCGCTCGGGAAATTCGATGCGCACCCGCGGATAGCGGCCTTGCGCATCGCGGAGGTTGCCGACGCCGCGGAACTCAAGCAGGTGCCGGTCGCTGCGCGCGTAGGCGACCGCAATGTCGGGCAGCAGGCCGCCGTACCAGGCGGACAGCGCCAGGGTATAGCGCTGCACGCCCGCATCGGCGGCGCCGGGCTTGATCTGGAAGTCGAGCGTGCGCAAGGCGCTGGGCAGCACGAAGGCGATGCGTTGCGGCGCGCCGCTGCCCAGGGCGTCCCAGTGCATGCGCAGATAGGCGTCGAACCCGGCATCGATCACCTGCGGGGTGTCCGCCGCCGGCAACGGCGCGCGCCGTTCCGCCTGGCCCTTGGCCTGGGTGAACATCTCGCGGCCGGCGCCGGCCCGGCGCACGCCTTCGCGATAGCCGCTGCGCGCATCGACCAGTTCGAAGTCCGGAGCGATGCCGCCGTCGGCGACGCGCTTGCGCGCGAAGGCCGTGCCGTCGGCGCAGCGGTACAGCACCAGCCGCGCCCCGTCGTCGCGCACCCAATGGCGTTCGCGGTACAGCAGCTGGCCGCCGTCGGCGGCGTAGGCCAGCCCGTCGTACTGCAGCATCGCCTGCGCCGGGACAGCGGCGCCGAGCGCGACGAGGCCCAGCAGCGCCAGCGCGCGCGGCGGCGGGACGAACGGGGAACGGGCGGTCGGCATGGGCATGCGCGGCGCTTCCGAGGTGGATGACAGCTAGCAATACGCGGCGGGCGCCGATCCGGATGCGCCGGCGGTCGCGTCGGCGACGCATGCCGCGCTCAGCGCAGCTCGATGCAGTCCACCGGGCAGGCCGGCACGCACAGTTCGCAGCCGGTGCACAGCGGCGCCAGCACCGTGTGCATGTGCTTGGCGCCGCCGACGATGGCATCGACCGGGCAGGCCTGGATGCACTTGGTGCAGCCGATGCAGTCGGCCTCGATCACGAACGCCACCTGCGCCGGCTTGTGCGTGCCGCGGCTGCGGTCGTAGGGCAGCGCCGCGGTGCCGAGCACGCGCGCCAGCGCGCGGGCGCCGGCATCGCCGCCGGGCGGGCAGCGGTCCACCTGCGCCTGCCCGTGCGCCATCGCCTCGGCGTACGGACGGCAGCCGTCGAAGCCGCACTGGCCGCACTGGGTCTGCGGCAGCAGGCGATCGAGGCGTTCGAGCAGGATGTCTTGGATGGGCTTCATGACGGATTCGGCGCGTCGGATGCGACGCGCTGCAGGACGAGGGTCAGGGTCAGGCGACGCGGTGGCCGCCGTACCAGCGCTCGTGGGCCAGCGCCAGCATCGGCCGGTCCTCGCGGCTGTCGCCGTAGGCGTAGACGCGCGGATAGGCGCCCACAT
This sequence is a window from Xanthomonas sp. CFBP 8443. Protein-coding genes within it:
- a CDS encoding FAD-dependent oxidoreductase yields the protein MSRIAVIGSGIAGLGSAWLLSQQHHVTLYEAANYLGGHTHTHTIELDGAQYAVDSGFIVFNPQHYPLLSRLFAQLEVAAQPTTMSFSVHEARTGLEYNAGSLGGLFCQRGNLANPRFWRMLRDLRRFYRQAPQVLSDAAQAQLTLGEFLRRHRYSDVFRDAHLVPMASALWSSPSQRILQFPMRQLVGFMANHHMLQLSGRPQWQVVRGGSSSYVHALRSRWRVEERVSTPVRSVQRLSQGVSVLTDADTEHYDHVVLACHADDALRLLNDASAAEREILGAITYQDNDTVLHTDARVLPRNRRAWAAWNAHVPADAEAPCTVSYWMNALQSLDAPQPLIVSLNRSGDIDPAKVLRRMRYRHPLQTQAAVAAQARKHEIQGRRGTWFAGAGWGFGFHEDGLRSAVDVAAGLGIPWP
- a CDS encoding acyl-CoA desaturase encodes the protein MPLPHRGNVARTLRRWFDTGAEIELDEARADRIDWLRAAPYLGLHLACLGVFWVGVSWFAVGMALAMYALRMFALTGFYHRYFAHRAFKTSRPVQFLFAALGATSVQRGPLWWAAHHRNHHRHTDTPTDPHSPRQHGFWWSHSGWFLTPRGFRTDWEAIPDLRRFPELRFLDRFDLLLPVLLALALFLLGGWLQRHHPQLGTDGPQLLVWGFFVSTVALFHATFTINSLAHRFGSRRFDTRDDSRNNAWLALLTFGEGWHNNHHFFPGAARQGFRWWECDLTWYGLKVLSWTGLVRELKPVPAGLLRAQARAR
- a CDS encoding anti-sigma factor: MNASVPDPQETPPSRDVLAGEYVLGVLDAHERRAAEQRIDSDGDFAASVTQWQQHLMPLADEIAPVPVPDRVWVRIRASLGLDAPAPRAPTAAPGFWENVRAWRWLSAGGFATAAACMLTLMVARQPLPPQTPTPPAATVPTDTGIAMTSTLMQDDGKPGYVVLMDADKKRITLTPLAGRRDAERVPELWLIPADGKARSMGVFDDAQARAARIPDALMPLLSDGAVLAVTMEPPGGAPGGVATGPVVAKGGISTLRLAP
- a CDS encoding sigma-70 family RNA polymerase sigma factor, yielding MTETPDHDEAGQLLVATAAGDSVAFERLYRTTSPRLFGVCLRIVPQRGDAEDVLQDVFASVWRKAAQFDPLRARGLTWLTMIARNKAIDHLRARAPARQSVALDDAGELHDEGRDPLAETEWRVAGRRLDVCMGELEPPRGDLIRTAFFEGITYEELAARSGTPLGTVKSWIRRGLAKLKACLER
- a CDS encoding DUF4345 domain-containing protein; this encodes MAKAYLWFNAALYAVLALWCTLLPAQTAAAVGYVGLDRSGQSEYLVIYGGLQLGMAFLFGYFARTGQLRTGLLLALAFYVPIVLYRSVGLLRLWPVGPTTTGLAVFEILLLLAALALWRGQRR
- the rnfB gene encoding Rnf electron transport complex subunit RnfB; protein product: MKPIQDILLERLDRLLPQTQCGQCGFDGCRPYAEAMAHGQAQVDRCPPGGDAGARALARVLGTAALPYDRSRGTHKPAQVAFVIEADCIGCTKCIQACPVDAIVGGAKHMHTVLAPLCTGCELCVPACPVDCIELR